One window from the genome of Aeromonas sp. FDAARGOS 1405 encodes:
- a CDS encoding NAD-glutamate dehydrogenase, which translates to MALKDAPTSVLLENVLSLIHQKLPKNSASLVERFVAKFYGNMASSDLHDRNDSDLYGAALSLWNALNQRTGTDPYIRVYNPELTRHGWQSPHTIVEVILQDSPFLVDSIRMALKRLNITAHMMLHQPLHLIRGADGKIDAILELDNTDGQTSVETAFLIEIDHLTSEEQMAALAAELNSVAGEVALAVGDWQPMLAKLNEIIDELPKRKSPASKEEVASCVAFLKWVAAHNFTLMGYRRYDVKAVEGDHEILPQASSSLGLMKNSIKEVGQRLGNMPASARHAALSSDLLILTKSNSKSRVHRPAYVDYIGIKRFDEHGKVIGEDRFIGLYASSIYNTSATQIPLISHRLERIMAASGHEKGSHAYKALLNVLETYPRDELIQAREEELLATGLGVLEMQERDMLRLFVRRDVYGRFFSCMVYVTKERYNTALRIKTQQILQKYFGSNEEVEFNVYFTEGVLARTHYIVRVNNNNVDVDVNEVQNNLIEAARSWDDRLDSVLLSHYGEARGNELRRRFSTAFPRAYKEDVLPGSAVADIMALDNLSEAEPLGMLFYRAQEEENDRRVRLKLFHRTEPIHLSDVLPMLENMGLRVIGETPYQVRTPGGDLFWILDFSMLLHGEQPFDLAQSQQRFQQAFAAIWNKQLEDDGFNRLVLGAGLTGRQVSVLRAYAKYMRQTGVSFSQSYIEETLTRYPEIAQLLFTLFEQRLDPAGKQDVKVQAKLHEQLATKLDQVANLDDDRIIRRYVEMIDATLRTNYYQLDKAGNIKPYISFKLAPSTITDMPLPLPKFEIFVYSPRVEGVHLRWGKVARGGLRWSDRKEDFRTEVLGLVKAQQVKNTVIVPVGAKGGFYCKQMPVGATRAVIQEEGKACYRLFIRGLLDVTDNIIGGEVIPPKSVVRHDEDDYYLVVAADKGTATFSDIANEISLEYGHWLGDAFASGGSVGYDHKKMGITARGAWESVKRHFREIGVNCQTTDFTCVGIGDMAGDVFGNGMLLSEHTRLVGAFNHMHIFVDPAPDAAKSFVERQRLFDLPGSSWDDYNRELISQGGGIFLRSAKSIKLSPEIQTLLGTDKASMAPNELIKALLCLNVDLLWNGGIGTYVKSARESDGEVGDRSNDALRVNGRDLRARIVGEGGNLGFTQLGRVEYASQGGRINTDFTDNVGGVDCSDNEVNIKILLNQLVAVGDLTLKQRNQMLYEMTDDVAQIVITNAYRQSQSISVTSFRGSEQLKEQQRFIQGLEREGKLDRALEFLPSDEELSERMAAGQGLTRPELAVLVAYGKMVLKEQLNCPEVTDEPFLANMLVTSFPAKVQQQFGAQLADHPLRGEIIATRVANMLVNDMGLNFASRMKDETGASVAEVACCFAMAREVFGMNQLWRDIEGCDNLVDAQTQLELMFYSRRIVRRATRWFLRARNRSWSISENIAFFRPAFETLGQHLYEVMDESEVAEHRQAVAKWMEKQVPEAIARQVAHMSSLFSSLDLAQIAAEHKTDILRAANVYYRLGAKLDLHWFLDQINHQPVGNHWQAMARASFREDLDWQQRSLTSVVLEGCKGEGECATILANWISEHEQLLSRWTHMLADFKTTSTHEFAKFSVALRELNLLQLNCRAL; encoded by the coding sequence ATGGCATTGAAAGACGCCCCTACCTCAGTTCTGCTCGAAAACGTTCTCAGCCTGATCCATCAGAAGTTGCCCAAAAACAGCGCCTCTCTGGTCGAGCGCTTCGTTGCCAAGTTCTACGGCAACATGGCGAGCTCCGACCTGCACGATCGCAATGACAGCGATCTCTACGGCGCGGCCCTGAGCCTGTGGAATGCCCTCAATCAGCGCACCGGCACCGATCCCTACATCCGGGTCTACAATCCCGAGCTGACCCGTCACGGCTGGCAATCGCCCCATACCATCGTCGAGGTGATCCTGCAGGACTCGCCCTTCCTGGTGGACTCCATCCGGATGGCGCTCAAGCGACTCAATATCACCGCCCACATGATGCTGCACCAACCGCTGCACCTCATTCGTGGAGCGGATGGAAAGATTGATGCCATTCTGGAACTCGACAACACCGACGGGCAGACCTCGGTTGAAACGGCATTCCTTATCGAGATCGATCACCTCACCAGCGAGGAGCAGATGGCCGCGCTGGCTGCCGAGCTCAACTCCGTGGCTGGTGAAGTAGCGCTGGCAGTCGGCGACTGGCAGCCCATGCTAGCCAAGCTCAATGAGATCATCGACGAGCTTCCCAAACGCAAGAGTCCGGCCAGCAAGGAGGAGGTGGCCTCCTGCGTTGCCTTCCTCAAATGGGTAGCTGCCCACAACTTCACCCTGATGGGTTATCGTCGCTACGACGTCAAAGCGGTGGAGGGGGATCACGAGATCCTGCCGCAGGCCAGCTCCAGCCTGGGGCTGATGAAGAACTCCATCAAGGAGGTGGGCCAGCGCCTTGGCAACATGCCAGCCAGCGCACGTCACGCCGCTCTGAGTTCTGACCTGCTGATCCTCACCAAATCCAACAGCAAGTCCCGGGTGCACCGTCCGGCTTATGTGGATTACATCGGCATCAAGCGCTTTGACGAGCATGGCAAGGTGATCGGGGAAGATCGCTTCATAGGTCTTTACGCCTCTTCCATCTACAACACCAGCGCGACCCAGATCCCGCTCATCAGCCATCGTCTCGAACGCATCATGGCTGCCTCCGGTCACGAGAAGGGCTCCCACGCCTACAAGGCGCTGCTGAACGTGCTGGAAACCTATCCCCGTGACGAGCTGATCCAGGCCCGTGAAGAGGAGCTGCTGGCCACCGGTCTGGGCGTACTGGAGATGCAGGAGCGGGACATGCTGCGGCTGTTCGTGCGCCGCGATGTGTACGGCCGTTTCTTCTCCTGCATGGTCTATGTCACCAAGGAGCGCTACAACACGGCGCTGCGGATAAAGACCCAGCAAATTTTGCAGAAATATTTTGGCAGTAATGAAGAGGTGGAGTTCAACGTCTACTTCACCGAAGGCGTGCTGGCGCGGACCCACTACATAGTGCGGGTCAACAACAACAACGTGGATGTGGATGTGAACGAAGTACAGAACAACCTGATTGAAGCGGCCCGCAGCTGGGACGACAGACTCGACTCCGTGCTGCTCTCTCACTATGGCGAGGCCCGTGGCAACGAGCTGCGCCGCCGTTTCAGCACCGCATTCCCCCGTGCTTACAAGGAGGATGTGTTGCCTGGCTCGGCCGTGGCCGACATCATGGCGCTCGATAACCTGAGCGAAGCCGAGCCACTCGGCATGCTGTTCTACCGCGCGCAGGAGGAGGAGAACGATCGTCGGGTACGGCTCAAGTTGTTCCATCGCACCGAGCCCATTCACCTCTCCGATGTACTGCCGATGCTGGAAAACATGGGACTGCGGGTGATCGGTGAGACCCCGTATCAGGTACGCACTCCGGGTGGCGATCTGTTCTGGATCCTCGACTTCTCCATGTTGCTGCACGGCGAGCAGCCCTTTGATCTGGCCCAGAGTCAGCAACGCTTCCAGCAAGCCTTTGCCGCCATCTGGAACAAGCAGCTGGAAGATGACGGCTTCAACCGGCTGGTATTGGGGGCGGGTCTCACCGGCCGCCAGGTGTCGGTGCTGCGCGCCTATGCCAAATACATGCGTCAGACCGGCGTCTCTTTTAGCCAGTCCTATATTGAAGAGACCCTGACCCGTTATCCGGAGATTGCTCAGCTGCTGTTCACCTTGTTTGAACAGCGCCTGGATCCGGCCGGCAAGCAGGACGTCAAGGTACAGGCCAAGTTGCACGAGCAGCTTGCCACCAAGCTGGATCAGGTGGCCAACCTGGACGACGATCGCATTATTCGCCGCTATGTGGAGATGATCGACGCTACCCTGCGTACCAACTACTACCAGCTGGACAAGGCGGGCAACATCAAGCCCTACATCTCCTTCAAACTGGCTCCCTCCACTATCACCGACATGCCGCTGCCGCTGCCGAAATTCGAGATCTTCGTCTACTCGCCGCGAGTGGAAGGGGTACATCTGCGCTGGGGCAAAGTAGCTCGTGGCGGTCTGCGCTGGTCAGATCGCAAAGAGGACTTCCGCACCGAAGTACTGGGTCTGGTGAAAGCCCAGCAGGTCAAGAACACCGTCATTGTGCCAGTGGGGGCCAAGGGCGGTTTCTACTGCAAACAGATGCCGGTGGGGGCAACCCGCGCCGTCATTCAGGAGGAGGGAAAGGCCTGTTATCGCCTGTTTATTCGCGGTCTGCTCGATGTGACTGACAACATCATCGGCGGCGAGGTGATCCCGCCCAAATCCGTGGTGCGTCACGACGAGGATGACTACTACCTGGTGGTGGCCGCCGACAAGGGCACGGCTACCTTCTCCGACATCGCCAACGAAATAAGCCTCGAATATGGCCATTGGCTGGGCGACGCGTTTGCCTCCGGTGGCTCGGTCGGTTACGACCACAAGAAGATGGGCATCACCGCCCGTGGCGCCTGGGAGTCGGTCAAACGGCATTTTCGTGAAATTGGCGTCAACTGCCAGACCACCGATTTTACCTGCGTCGGGATCGGCGACATGGCGGGAGACGTGTTCGGCAACGGCATGCTGCTCTCCGAGCACACCCGGCTGGTGGGCGCGTTCAACCACATGCACATCTTTGTTGACCCCGCTCCGGATGCGGCCAAGAGTTTTGTCGAGCGCCAGCGCCTGTTCGATCTGCCGGGCTCCAGCTGGGATGACTACAACCGCGAGCTGATATCACAGGGGGGCGGCATCTTCCTGCGCTCGGCCAAGTCCATCAAGCTGAGCCCGGAAATACAAACCCTGCTCGGTACCGACAAGGCTAGCATGGCGCCAAACGAGCTGATCAAGGCGCTGCTCTGCCTCAATGTCGATCTGCTGTGGAACGGCGGCATCGGCACCTATGTGAAGAGCGCTCGCGAGAGCGATGGGGAAGTTGGGGATCGCAGCAACGACGCACTGCGAGTCAACGGCCGCGATCTGCGGGCCCGTATCGTGGGTGAGGGGGGCAACCTCGGCTTTACCCAGCTCGGTCGGGTGGAGTACGCCAGTCAGGGCGGTCGCATCAACACCGATTTTACCGACAACGTCGGCGGTGTGGATTGCTCCGACAACGAGGTGAACATCAAGATCCTGCTGAACCAGTTGGTTGCGGTAGGGGATCTGACCCTCAAGCAACGTAACCAGATGCTCTACGAGATGACCGACGACGTGGCGCAGATCGTGATCACCAATGCCTATCGCCAGTCCCAGTCCATATCGGTCACCAGCTTCCGCGGTTCTGAACAACTTAAAGAGCAGCAGCGCTTCATTCAGGGGCTGGAGCGGGAAGGCAAGCTCGATCGTGCACTGGAGTTCCTGCCATCCGATGAGGAGCTCTCCGAGCGGATGGCGGCAGGGCAGGGGCTGACCCGCCCCGAACTGGCGGTGTTGGTGGCGTACGGCAAGATGGTACTGAAAGAGCAGCTCAACTGCCCGGAAGTGACCGACGAGCCCTTCCTCGCCAACATGCTGGTCACCAGCTTCCCGGCCAAGGTACAGCAGCAGTTTGGTGCCCAGCTGGCCGATCACCCGCTACGCGGCGAGATCATCGCTACCCGGGTTGCCAACATGCTGGTTAACGACATGGGGCTCAACTTCGCCAGCCGGATGAAGGACGAAACCGGTGCCTCGGTCGCCGAAGTGGCCTGCTGCTTTGCCATGGCCCGCGAAGTGTTTGGCATGAACCAGCTGTGGCGCGATATCGAAGGGTGCGACAACCTGGTGGATGCCCAGACTCAGCTCGAGCTGATGTTCTACAGCCGCCGGATCGTGCGCCGTGCCACCCGCTGGTTCCTGCGCGCCCGCAATCGCAGCTGGAGCATCAGCGAGAACATCGCCTTCTTCCGTCCGGCGTTCGAAACCCTCGGTCAACACCTCTACGAGGTCATGGATGAGAGCGAAGTGGCCGAGCATCGTCAGGCTGTAGCCAAGTGGATGGAGAAACAGGTGCCGGAGGCCATTGCCCGTCAGGTAGCCCATATGAGCAGCCTCTTCTCCAGCCTGGATCTGGCGCAGATTGCCGCGGAGCACAAGACCGATATCCTGCGCGCCGCCAATGTCTACTATCGCCTCGGTGCCAAACTGGATCTGCACTGGTTCCTCGACCAGATCAACCATCAGCCGGTCGGCAACCACTGGCAGGCGATGGCGCGAGCCTCCTTCCGCGAAGATCTGGACTGGCAGCAACGCAGTCTCACTTCTGTGGTACTGGAAGGGTGCAAAGGAGAGGGAGAATGCGCTACCATACTGGCCAACTGGATTTCGGAGCATGAGCAACTCTTGTCCCGTTGGACCCATATGTTGGCCGACTTCAAGACCACCAGCACTCACGAGTTCGCCAAGTTCTCGGTGGCCTTGCGAGAGTTGAACCTGCTCCAGTTGAATTGTCGGGCACTTTAA